The Daucus carota subsp. sativus chromosome 9, DH1 v3.0, whole genome shotgun sequence genome window below encodes:
- the LOC135149535 gene encoding uncharacterized protein LOC135149535, whose amino-acid sequence MTARISRKFKLPTIKAYDGTGDPANHVRTFMNALLLQPVTEAIKCRAFPQTLSGMAQHWYSRLPPNSISSFADLSRAFIGQFIGSKTHAKSSASLMNLHQGRNESLRDYMNRFTKEALKVPNLDQNVAMIALQQETTDDNFRRSLAKRAPDNMNELQERAGKYIKAEESLKKSQVAQGQTSNPKKRGYDTEYNANSKYSKTGDDDKSSTKKKSGPRFTEYARLNAPRSQIPMEIEKEGGVRWPKPIRTDPEKRNKDLYCRFHKDTGHKTDDCRQLKDEIEFLIRKGKLSRYTKEGDKNTRGNDDRGRDNDDRRNQPRGPVVNVISGGPTVGHLVTRGRHMPEK is encoded by the coding sequence ATGACAGCAAGGATTTCCCGGAAGTTTAAGTTACCCACGATCAAGGCGTATGATGGaacgggtgatcccgctaatcatgtacggaccttcatgaatgcattgctattgcaaccagtcacggaggccatcaagtgtcgagcttttccccaaaccttgagcgggatggcacaacactggtatagtcgTCTACCCCCTAACTCGATATCTTCATTTGCTGATTTGAGTCGAGCTTTCATAGGTCAGTTCATTGGAAGTAAGACCCACGCCAAGAGTTCAGCCTCTTTGATGAACCTTCACCAGGGCAGGAATGAGTCCCTTCGAGATTACATGAACCGCTTCACCAAGGAGGCGCTCAAGGTCCCGAACTTGGACCAGAATGTAGCAATGATTGCCCTGCAGCAAGAGACCACGGATGACAATTTCCGCAGATCgctagccaagagggcccctgacAATATGAATGAGCTCCAGGAAAGGGCTGGGAAGTATATCAAAGCTGAGGAGAGTTTGAAGAAGTCTCAGGTTGCCCAAGGGCAGACCTCGAACCCTAAAAAACGTGGCTACGACACCGAGTACAATGCAAATAGCAAGTATTCAAAGACCGGAGATGATGACAAGTCATCCACGAAGAAGAAATCAGGACCGAGGTTCACCGAAtatgcaaggctgaatgcccctAGGAGTCAAATCCcgatggaaattgagaaggaaGGAGGagttcgatggccgaagcctatcaGAACTGATCCTGAGAAGAGAAACAAGGATCTATACTGCAGGTTCCACAAAGACACGGGACACAAGACTgatgattgtcggcagttgaaggacGAGATTGAGTTCCTGATCCGAAAAGGCAAGTTGTCCAGATACACCAAGGAGGGGGATAAGAATACCCGAGGCAATGATGATCGAGGGAGAGACAATGACGACCGGAGGAATCAGCCTCGAGGACCTGTGGTTAATGTAATATCTGGAGGACCAACCGTGGGACATCTAGTAACTCGAGGAAGGCATATGCCCGAGAAGTGA
- the LOC108212573 gene encoding uncharacterized protein LOC108212573 has translation MGAELERVEAVGCQSIAATNVHFQAVLEQAKAWQRQSDKHRKDFLAEEEKNKGLDTQLKDYQEMYAKSHGDLVEARADRENLIDGYLGSKEYEALIVAQDAEIAPNYLFRG, from the exons ATGGGGGCAGAGCTGGAGAGGGTTGAAGCTGTAGGTTGTCAATCCATTGCTGCT ACCAATGTTCACTTCCAGGCCGTCCTCGAGCAGGCCAAGGCGTGGCAACGTCAATCGGATAAGCATCGAAAGGACTTTCTTGCTGAGGAGGAGAAGAACAAGGGGCTGGATACTCAACTCAAGGATTATCAGGAAATGTATGCTAAGTCCCATGGCGATTTGGTCGAGGCCCGGGCGGATAGGGAGAACCTGATCGATGGTTATCTGGGGTCGAAGGAGTACGAGGCCTTGATCGTTGCACAAGATGCCGAGATAGCTCCAAACTACCTATTTAGGGGCTGA